One window from the genome of Bacillus weihaiensis encodes:
- a CDS encoding COX15/CtaA family protein has product MQRALKWFAVFTTIIMLLVLIGGALVTKTESGAGCGDSWPLCHGEIIPSEITFELVIELSHRLVSGLAGLAVLVLSVWAWRTIGHIRETKFLSILSFFFLVLQALIGAAAVKWGQSDAVLALHFGISLISFASVLLLTLLIFEVDKKFDARSLLISKEMKFHMVGIILYSYVVVYTGAYVRHKGASLACPEWPICSGRANGLPTTLHEWIQMGHRFAAGLIFLWITYAAWRAIRSYKHQRVVYWGWIIAFCLVSFQVTTGALVVLTGLNLFVSLAHALIISCLFGLLSYFLLLVSRSNAQADVFSSKNSSIPKKEETL; this is encoded by the coding sequence TTGCAACGTGCTCTAAAGTGGTTTGCTGTTTTTACAACAATCATCATGTTACTCGTCTTAATTGGTGGTGCTTTAGTTACAAAAACCGAGTCTGGTGCAGGGTGTGGGGATTCATGGCCTTTATGTCATGGAGAAATTATACCAAGTGAAATCACATTTGAGCTTGTCATTGAATTAAGCCATCGTCTTGTAAGCGGTCTTGCTGGACTTGCTGTTTTGGTTCTTTCAGTATGGGCATGGAGAACAATAGGTCATATTAGAGAAACTAAGTTTTTAAGTATATTGTCCTTTTTCTTCTTAGTCCTCCAAGCATTGATTGGTGCAGCAGCAGTAAAATGGGGACAATCCGATGCCGTTCTAGCTCTACATTTTGGTATTTCTCTTATTTCATTTGCATCTGTATTATTATTAACACTATTGATATTTGAGGTAGATAAGAAATTTGATGCCAGGTCTCTTCTTATTAGCAAAGAGATGAAATTTCATATGGTTGGTATTATCCTATACTCTTATGTAGTCGTTTACACAGGTGCTTATGTAAGACATAAAGGAGCGAGTCTAGCGTGTCCTGAGTGGCCTATATGTAGTGGTCGCGCTAACGGACTTCCCACAACTTTACATGAATGGATACAAATGGGACATCGATTCGCTGCAGGACTAATCTTTCTTTGGATTACATATGCGGCTTGGCGTGCTATTAGATCCTATAAACATCAGCGTGTTGTTTACTGGGGCTGGATTATAGCCTTCTGTTTAGTATCATTCCAAGTGACAACAGGAGCGTTAGTTGTTCTAACTGGTTTGAATTTATTTGTCTCATTGGCACACGCCTTAATTATTTCATGTCTTTTCGGTCTTTTAAGCTACTTTTTATTATTAGTTAGCCGTAGTAACGCACAAGCTGATGTGTTCTCTTCAAAGAACTCATCAATTCCGAAAAAAGAGGAAACGTTATAA